In the genome of Candidatus Reidiella endopervernicosa, one region contains:
- the ribBA gene encoding bifunctional 3,4-dihydroxy-2-butanone-4-phosphate synthase/GTP cyclohydrolase II → MKLNSIEEILEDLAQGKMVIMMDDEDRENEGDLIMASSMTRPEDINFMARYGRGLICLTLTRERCQQLNLPLMVSDTNDKHGTNFTVSIEAAEGVTTGISAYDRALTVRKAVAPDAKAADIVQPGHIFPLMAVPGGVLNRAGHTEAGCDLMRLAGLEPSGVIVEILNEDGTMARRPDLEVFAKEHDLKIGTVADLIHYRIENEKTIERVAECDLPTENGKFRLYAYTDGIDNQLHHAMVLGEVKQDEPTLVRVHLADAICDIPGTNHPDCGWPLSDVLERIGKEGAGIAVLLSKKDDPRDLVRRMRNYDLADRGGEQIQHETNPDLRTYGIGAQILADLGVHKMRVMSAPKKMHGISGFDLEVVEYVSGDHD, encoded by the coding sequence ATGAAGCTCAATAGCATTGAAGAGATCCTCGAAGATCTCGCCCAGGGCAAGATGGTCATCATGATGGATGACGAGGATCGTGAGAATGAGGGTGACCTGATCATGGCCTCCTCAATGACACGCCCCGAGGATATCAACTTCATGGCTCGCTACGGTCGTGGTCTGATCTGTCTGACCCTGACCCGTGAACGCTGCCAGCAGCTCAACCTGCCGTTGATGGTCTCCGATACCAACGATAAACACGGTACCAATTTCACCGTCTCGATTGAGGCGGCAGAAGGGGTGACCACCGGTATCTCCGCCTATGATCGTGCCCTGACGGTACGCAAGGCGGTAGCGCCCGATGCCAAGGCGGCCGATATCGTACAGCCGGGTCACATCTTCCCGCTGATGGCGGTGCCGGGTGGTGTACTCAATCGCGCCGGTCATACCGAGGCGGGTTGTGATCTGATGCGTCTGGCAGGACTCGAGCCCTCCGGTGTAATCGTTGAGATCCTCAACGAGGATGGCACCATGGCACGCCGACCCGACCTGGAGGTGTTTGCCAAGGAGCACGATCTGAAGATCGGCACCGTTGCCGACCTGATCCACTACCGGATTGAGAACGAGAAGACCATTGAGCGGGTCGCCGAGTGCGATCTGCCGACCGAGAACGGCAAGTTCCGTCTCTACGCGTATACCGATGGTATCGACAACCAGCTTCACCACGCGATGGTACTGGGTGAGGTTAAGCAGGATGAACCGACTCTGGTGCGTGTGCATCTGGCCGATGCAATCTGCGATATTCCTGGTACCAATCATCCCGATTGTGGTTGGCCGCTCAGTGATGTGCTGGAGCGTATCGGTAAGGAGGGGGCGGGTATCGCTGTCCTGCTGAGCAAGAAGGACGATCCACGCGATCTGGTGCGTAGAATGCGTAACTATGATCTAGCTGACCGCGGTGGTGAGCAGATTCAGCATGAGACCAATCCCGATCTGCGTACCTACGGCATCGGAGCACAGATCCTTGCCGATCTCGGTGTACACAAGATGCGTGTAATGAGCGCGCCGAAGAAGATGCACGGTATCTCTGGCTTCGATCTCGAAGTGGTTGAGTACGTCAGTGGCGATCACGATTAA
- the nusB gene encoding transcription antitermination factor NusB, producing the protein MSAGDSRKNSGTKARARARRIAVQALYQWHMTGQNIAAIESQFIVEQDFSRVDKEYFSDLLHGVPTTLDQIDEKLAPALHRGIEEVDPVERAILRLGTYELLKRIDIPYKVVINESVELAKTFGADQGHKFINGVLDKVAKTLRAAEVAAKKG; encoded by the coding sequence ATGAGCGCGGGCGACTCCCGCAAGAACAGCGGTACCAAGGCGCGCGCCCGTGCGCGCCGCATTGCCGTGCAGGCGCTCTATCAGTGGCATATGACCGGTCAGAACATTGCCGCGATCGAAAGCCAGTTTATTGTCGAGCAGGATTTCAGTCGTGTGGATAAGGAGTACTTCTCCGATCTGCTGCACGGTGTACCGACGACCCTCGATCAGATCGATGAAAAGCTGGCACCGGCACTGCATCGTGGTATCGAAGAGGTCGATCCGGTCGAGCGGGCGATTCTGCGTCTTGGTACCTATGAGCTGCTGAAACGCATTGATATCCCTTACAAGGTTGTGATCAACGAGTCGGTGGAGCTGGCAAAGACGTTCGGCGCCGATCAGGGCCATAAGTTCATTAATGGTGTGCTCGATAAGGTAGCCAAAACGTTACGTGCTGCCGAGGTAGCGGCGAAAAAAGGCTGA
- the thiL gene encoding thiamine-phosphate kinase, translating to MPLSEFQLIQHYFQAHAAGRDDVVLGIGDDAALVTPHPDCELVLAIDTLVAGVHFPLDTDAADIGYKLLAVNLSDLAAMGAEPSWMTLALTLPESDPQWLEKFSQGLFELADQYGVAIIGGDTTRGPLTLSLQAHGQLPGGSALQRSGARPGDSVFVTGVLGGAAIALAALQGEFELSPDEMDHCRARLDRPTPRLAVGQALRGIATAAIDISDGLMADLGHIAGQSGVGAEIVADQLPLDVIESASLSAERHRQLALTVGDDYELCFTAPDSAIEKIRAIAFSSDCSITEIGKITASESVRVVDWQGKPIELQLDGYQHFPEQK from the coding sequence ATGCCTCTCTCCGAATTCCAGTTAATCCAACACTACTTCCAGGCGCATGCTGCCGGGCGTGACGATGTTGTGCTCGGCATTGGTGATGATGCGGCGCTGGTCACTCCGCACCCCGATTGCGAACTGGTACTGGCGATCGATACCCTGGTTGCCGGTGTTCACTTCCCGCTCGATACCGATGCAGCCGATATCGGTTACAAGCTGCTCGCCGTCAATCTCAGTGACCTCGCCGCTATGGGGGCTGAGCCGAGTTGGATGACACTTGCACTGACACTGCCCGAGTCAGATCCACAGTGGCTGGAAAAATTTAGTCAGGGACTATTTGAACTGGCCGATCAATACGGCGTCGCCATTATCGGTGGTGATACTACCCGTGGTCCACTGACCCTATCGCTGCAGGCTCACGGCCAGCTACCAGGCGGTTCTGCGCTTCAGCGCAGTGGTGCACGACCCGGCGATAGTGTGTTTGTGACTGGAGTTCTGGGAGGAGCGGCTATTGCGTTAGCGGCGCTTCAGGGCGAGTTTGAACTTTCACCCGATGAGATGGATCACTGTCGTGCTCGACTCGATCGTCCCACACCGCGATTGGCGGTAGGGCAGGCGCTGCGTGGTATCGCCACGGCGGCCATCGATATCTCGGATGGGTTGATGGCCGATCTAGGACACATTGCTGGGCAGAGTGGGGTAGGGGCAGAGATCGTGGCCGATCAGCTGCCTCTTGATGTCATTGAGTCCGCATCTCTCTCTGCAGAGCGACATCGACAGCTGGCGTTGACGGTGGGAGATGACTACGAACTCTGCTTCACCGCACCGGATTCTGCGATTGAGAAGATCAGAGCGATCGCGTTCAGCAGCGATTGTTCGATTACTGAGATCGGTAAAATCACAGCGTCAGAGAGTGTACGGGTTGTAGATTGGCAGGGTAAACCCATTGAATTGCAGCTAGATGGCTATCAACACTTTCCGGAGCAGAAGTAG
- the ribE gene encoding 6,7-dimethyl-8-ribityllumazine synthase, with translation MSTIKTTEGNLNVRNARFALLVARFNSFVVEHLLEGAIDTLKRHGAEDGDLHIVRVPGAFEMPVAAKRLAASKQYDGIIALGAVIRGGTPHFDYVAGECTKGLSVVSLDYDIPVAFGVLTVDTIEQAIERSGTKAGNKGAEAAMSTIEMVNVLRNLES, from the coding sequence ATGAGCACAATCAAGACAACCGAGGGCAACCTCAATGTACGCAACGCACGTTTTGCGCTGCTGGTGGCACGCTTTAACAGCTTTGTCGTTGAGCATCTGCTCGAGGGTGCGATCGATACCCTCAAGCGCCACGGTGCTGAGGATGGCGATTTGCATATCGTGCGTGTACCGGGTGCCTTTGAGATGCCGGTTGCTGCAAAACGTCTTGCCGCAAGCAAGCAGTACGACGGCATCATCGCCCTCGGTGCGGTAATTCGTGGCGGCACCCCCCACTTCGACTACGTCGCCGGTGAGTGCACCAAGGGGCTCTCAGTGGTCTCTCTCGACTATGATATTCCGGTCGCCTTCGGTGTGCTGACTGTCGATACCATTGAGCAGGCGATCGAGCGCTCCGGCACCAAGGCGGGTAATAAGGGTGCCGAAGCTGCGATGTCGACCATTGAGATGGTCAACGTTCTGCGCAACCTGGAAAGTTGA
- a CDS encoding riboflavin synthase yields the protein MFTGIIEAIGEVAAMERRGDDLRLRINSGALDLADLKLGDSVATNGVCLTVIDLPGDGYWADVSAETLTCSNYDQLKVGTRCNLEKAMTPTTRLGGHLVSGHVDGVGEVLSRWDEGRSVRFRICAPAALAKFIAAKGSITINGVSLTVNNVDGSEFELNIVPHTLQETTLQEMRGGSRLNLEVDVIARYLERLLQGEQAAEKQSGGLGRDFLAAHGFLGGGA from the coding sequence ATGTTTACAGGTATCATAGAGGCGATCGGCGAAGTGGCCGCAATGGAGCGCAGGGGTGATGATCTGCGCCTGCGCATCAATAGTGGTGCGCTCGATCTGGCGGATCTCAAGTTGGGCGACAGCGTTGCCACCAACGGTGTCTGCCTAACGGTGATCGATCTACCGGGTGATGGTTACTGGGCCGATGTCTCGGCTGAGACCCTTACCTGCAGCAACTACGACCAGCTCAAGGTCGGCACACGCTGTAATCTTGAGAAGGCGATGACTCCGACCACGCGTCTAGGCGGTCATCTGGTTAGCGGCCATGTCGATGGTGTGGGTGAGGTGTTATCGCGCTGGGACGAGGGGCGCTCGGTGCGTTTTAGAATTTGCGCACCTGCAGCGTTGGCTAAGTTTATCGCGGCCAAGGGTTCGATCACCATTAACGGGGTCAGCCTGACGGTGAATAACGTCGATGGCAGTGAGTTTGAACTCAACATCGTGCCGCATACCCTGCAGGAGACGACGCTGCAGGAGATGCGTGGCGGTAGTCGACTCAATCTCGAGGTGGATGTGATTGCACGCTATCTGGAACGGCTGCTACAGGGTGAACAGGCAGCCGAGAAACAGAGTGGTGGATTAGGGCGCGATTTTCTCGCGGCACACGGTTTTTTAGGTGGCGGTGCTTAA
- the nrdR gene encoding transcriptional regulator NrdR yields MRCPFCGEDETKVIDSRLAGEGDQIRRRRACQACNERFTTYEKAELLLPRIIKSDGVREPYDEQKLRRGMMHALEKRPVEADRVEDAIHHVEQQLRGSGEREVSSRQVGDWVMEELRALDQVAYVRFASIYRSFEDVNAFREEIDRLEQTPSPELKKHQLDLPMGNKK; encoded by the coding sequence ATGCGTTGTCCCTTCTGCGGTGAAGATGAGACCAAGGTGATTGATTCACGCCTCGCTGGCGAGGGTGATCAGATCCGACGTCGTCGCGCCTGTCAGGCCTGTAACGAACGTTTCACCACCTATGAGAAGGCGGAGCTGCTGCTGCCGCGCATCATCAAGAGCGACGGTGTGCGTGAACCCTACGATGAGCAGAAGCTGCGCCGCGGCATGATGCATGCGCTGGAAAAACGCCCAGTCGAGGCCGATCGAGTCGAGGATGCGATTCATCATGTCGAGCAGCAGCTGCGTGGCAGTGGTGAGCGCGAGGTGAGTAGTCGTCAGGTTGGCGATTGGGTGATGGAGGAGCTGCGTGCACTTGATCAGGTTGCCTATGTCCGGTTCGCCTCAATCTACCGTAGCTTTGAGGATGTGAACGCCTTCCGTGAAGAGATCGATCGTCTCGAGCAGACCCCTTCACCGGAACTGAAAAAACACCAGCTCGACCTGCCGATGGGGAACAAGAAGTAG
- the glyA gene encoding serine hydroxymethyltransferase has protein sequence MFSKEMTISGYDDELWSAMQGEECRQEEHIELIASENYASPRVMQAQGSALTNKYAEGYPEKRYYGGCEYVDIAEQLAIDRVKKLFDADYANVQPHSGSQANAAVYMALVQPGDTILGMSLAHGGHLTHGAKPNFSGKIYNAIQYGLNPETGEIDYDEVVALAREHQPKMIVAGFSAYSRVIDWQRFRDIADEVGAYLFVDMAHVAGLIAAGVYPSPVGIADVTTSTTHKTLRGPRGGIILAKSNPEIEKKLNSLVFPGTQGGPLMHVIAAKAVAFKEALEPEFKSYQEQVVVNAREMAKVFIERGYDVVSGGTDNHLFLVSFIKSGLTGKEVDGWLGSANITVNMNAVPNDPQSPFVTSGIRIGTPAVTTRGFSAEDCHKLASWMCDVIDARGDGDVIGHVKNEVLAICKRLPVYA, from the coding sequence ATGTTCAGCAAAGAGATGACGATCAGCGGCTATGACGATGAACTGTGGTCTGCGATGCAGGGTGAGGAGTGCCGTCAGGAGGAGCATATCGAACTGATCGCCTCTGAGAACTACGCCAGCCCGCGTGTGATGCAGGCGCAGGGCTCTGCACTGACCAATAAGTACGCTGAGGGCTACCCGGAGAAGCGCTACTACGGCGGTTGTGAGTATGTCGATATCGCCGAGCAGCTCGCCATTGATCGCGTCAAGAAACTATTCGATGCCGACTACGCCAACGTCCAGCCCCACTCCGGTTCTCAGGCCAATGCGGCGGTCTACATGGCACTGGTGCAGCCGGGCGATACCATCCTTGGTATGTCGCTGGCCCACGGTGGTCACCTCACCCACGGCGCTAAGCCCAACTTCTCCGGCAAGATCTACAATGCCATTCAGTATGGACTGAATCCCGAGACCGGAGAGATCGATTACGACGAGGTAGTGGCGTTGGCGCGTGAGCACCAGCCGAAAATGATCGTCGCTGGCTTCTCGGCCTATTCACGCGTGATCGACTGGCAGCGTTTCCGTGACATCGCCGATGAGGTGGGTGCCTATCTCTTCGTCGACATGGCCCACGTCGCCGGCCTGATCGCGGCAGGTGTCTACCCCAGCCCGGTCGGTATTGCCGACGTCACCACCTCCACCACCCACAAGACCCTGCGCGGTCCGCGTGGCGGCATTATCCTCGCCAAGTCGAATCCCGAGATTGAGAAGAAACTCAACTCACTGGTCTTCCCCGGCACACAGGGTGGTCCGCTGATGCACGTGATCGCCGCCAAGGCGGTCGCTTTCAAGGAGGCACTGGAGCCGGAGTTCAAAAGCTATCAGGAGCAGGTGGTGGTCAATGCCCGTGAGATGGCCAAGGTCTTCATCGAACGCGGTTACGATGTCGTCTCCGGCGGCACCGACAACCACCTCTTCCTGGTCAGCTTCATCAAGTCTGGCCTCACCGGTAAGGAGGTCGATGGCTGGCTCGGTAGCGCTAATATCACCGTCAACATGAATGCCGTACCGAATGATCCGCAGTCGCCCTTCGTCACCAGCGGTATCCGTATCGGTACCCCGGCGGTCACTACCCGTGGCTTCAGCGCTGAGGATTGCCACAAACTGGCGAGCTGGATGTGCGATGTGATCGACGCGCGTGGTGATGGCGATGTGATTGGCCACGTGAAGAACGAAGTGCTGGCGATCTGCAAACGTCTGCCGGTCTACGCCTGA
- the ribD gene encoding bifunctional diaminohydroxyphosphoribosylaminopyrimidine deaminase/5-amino-6-(5-phosphoribosylamino)uracil reductase RibD — MVSVEDRQFMARAIELAARGRYTTPPNPCVGCVIVQSGEVVGEGWHQRAGEDHAEINALKSAGSAAGGATAYVTLEPCSHHGRTPPCSQALIKAGVARVVVAMEDPNPQVAGSGLNELREAGITVESGVLSGEAEALNPGFVKRMREGRPLVRSKLAMSLDGRTAMASGESVWITGSDARRDVHRMRAASCAIVTGVGTVLADDPSLNVRLEEDEYEGELRQPLRVVLDPRLSTPVDAKMLKLPGRTLIVTACDDEEQVELLNAAGADVLVLPAREDAIDLPELMRQLAALEINEVMLETGATLSGAMLQAGLIDEMVVYVAPHLMGNSARGLFHLPGLEQMDQRIDLKIDDIRAVGDDWRITARPTVN; from the coding sequence GTGGTATCTGTAGAAGATCGTCAGTTTATGGCGCGCGCGATCGAACTCGCTGCGCGCGGCCGTTACACCACTCCACCCAATCCGTGTGTCGGCTGCGTGATTGTACAGAGTGGTGAGGTGGTCGGTGAGGGTTGGCATCAGCGCGCTGGTGAGGACCATGCCGAGATCAACGCACTCAAGAGTGCTGGTAGTGCGGCCGGGGGCGCGACTGCCTACGTCACGCTCGAACCCTGCTCACACCACGGCCGCACGCCACCCTGTAGTCAGGCTCTGATCAAGGCGGGGGTTGCCCGTGTTGTGGTCGCTATGGAAGACCCCAATCCTCAGGTGGCAGGCAGTGGACTCAACGAGCTACGCGAGGCCGGTATCACGGTTGAGAGCGGCGTACTGAGTGGAGAGGCTGAGGCGCTCAATCCCGGTTTTGTAAAACGCATGCGTGAGGGCAGACCGCTGGTACGTAGCAAGTTGGCGATGAGTCTCGATGGACGTACCGCGATGGCCTCGGGTGAGAGTGTCTGGATTACCGGTAGCGATGCGCGTCGTGATGTGCACCGCATGCGTGCTGCCAGCTGCGCGATTGTGACCGGTGTCGGTACGGTTCTGGCCGATGACCCCTCGTTGAATGTTCGTCTTGAAGAGGATGAGTATGAGGGTGAGCTGCGCCAGCCGCTGCGTGTGGTGCTCGATCCACGCCTGAGCACCCCGGTCGATGCCAAGATGTTGAAGTTACCAGGGCGCACGCTGATTGTTACTGCCTGTGATGATGAGGAGCAGGTCGAACTACTCAACGCGGCAGGTGCCGATGTGCTGGTGCTGCCAGCGCGCGAGGATGCGATCGATCTACCTGAGCTGATGCGTCAGCTGGCGGCACTCGAGATCAACGAGGTGATGCTGGAGACCGGTGCTACCCTGAGTGGTGCGATGCTGCAGGCGGGGCTGATCGACGAGATGGTTGTCTACGTGGCACCGCATCTGATGGGTAACAGCGCACGGGGTCTTTTCCACCTGCCGGGGCTTGAGCAGATGGACCAGCGGATCGATCTTAAGATCGACGATATTCGCGCAGTGGGCGACGACTGGCGTATCACCGCGCGGCCCACAGTTAACTGA